The following is a genomic window from Saprospiraceae bacterium.
GTTTTCCTCGATAATAAATATACCAAAGAAGAAATGAAGCTGGTGCATGAAACCAAAAAGATACTTGGTGATGACAAGATGAGGATAACAGCAACTGCTGTTCGTATACCGGTTAATGGTGGCCATTCTGAGTCCGTAAATGTAGAGCTTAAACATTCGTTTGAACTTGCCGAAGTAGTGGAATTATTAAAAAATTCTGATGGCGTAACCGTACTGGACGATATAGATAGCTTTCAATATCCGATGCCCTTGTTTGCAAAAGACAAAAATGACGTGTTTGTAGGAAGAATCCGTCGTGATGAGTCAGTTGACAACGGATTGAATCTTTGGATTGTGGCAGACAATCTGCGAAAAGGTGCAGCTACAAATGCTGTTCAGATTGCAGAATATCTGGTAGACCATAAATTAGTTTAACCTAAAAATCGATTTTGATTGTTTTACAAAGGTTCAAAATACTGTAGTACATCAAATTAGAATTTTAGGCAATGTATTAGATGAATTTATTTACACGTAGTTTTTTAGATTATTAAATTTACCAATTTTAGTTGTATGAGACGTAAAGTAGTACTTTGGGGTTCAAATGAAAAAGATGAAAAAATCCTTGTTGCATTAGAACTCCTCGAAAAAGAGAATGTAGTTGACATTTACACATTTCCGGAATCAGTAGCCACAGAAGCATTTTACAAAGCAATGTCAGAAAAATGGAAGGATGATGTTGAAATTGAATTTCCTTCAGGCTTTACAAAAGTTGAAAGGAAGTTGTCGGTTTCGGATAGCATCTTACCGGATGAAATAAGAGTGGACAGACCCGACCTCATCACCAGAGCTCAAACAGAATGGCACTTTGTAGTATTATCATCCAAGCTGTACGGCATGTATAAGTCTGAGATTGAAGAGCTGAAAGAAAAAATCGATAACCTGACAGAATACGACAACGTATTGTGGGATGATTTGAGAAGCTTTTGGAATAAAGTCCAGGGTCAGGTATCAGAAAAGAACCTTTTCAGAGAGCATGGTGCCTCACTGAGAGAAAAGGCCAATCATCTCTTTGATAAACTTAAAGAGTATAAAAAATCTGTAGAGGACGAATTTGAAACACAATCAAAAAAACATTTTGATACTTTCAGAGACGAACTTACCAATATTGAAGACAAGATAGAGAAGGGTCTGGGGATCAACCCGCTATTTGAGGATCTGAAAAAGATACAGCTCAAAATAAAGGATATAAGATTTACCAAAGATGACAGAAATGAACTTTGGAAAAAAATTGATGATGCTTTCAAAAAACTCAAAGAAAAAAGAGGGTCTCATTCTGAACAAAATAGCAGTAATAATCTGGCAAGATTGAAGGCTCGATACGAAGGTCTTCTTGGTGCTATTAAAAAAATGCAGAATTCTATAGATTTTGATCAAAGGGATCTCGATTTTCAAGTTAAGAAAGTTGCTGATAGTGATGGTCAGTTGGAATCTCAGCTCAGACAAGCTAAAATCCGGATGATCGAAGAGCGCCTAAAGTCCAAAAATGAAAAAATGGATGATATGCTAAAAACAAAAGCAGAAGTGGAATCCAAACTTGAAAAAGAGAAAAAAAGGTCTGAAAAAGCTGAAAAAATGGAGGAAGCAAAGCAGGTTGTCAAACAAAAAATAGCAGACAATATTTCAGAAAACTCCAAAGAGTTTGAAAAAATCTCTGAAAAGCTTGAGAAAGCAGCGTCAGAAATGCCTAAACAGTCAAAGAAAGAATCCAACTTCATGGACAAAATATCTGAGTCCATGGAGCAATTGGTCGAGGATGTGGTGGATACAGCAAAAGCTATTGCGGAGGTCGCCGGTGAAAAACTTGAAACATTGATGGACGAAGCTGAAAAAGTCGCTGAAAAAGTAGAAGACAAAGTAGAAGATGCCATGGACAAAGCAGAGGATGTCATGGAAGACATAACTGATAAGGTCGAAGAAAAAATCAAAGAGATCAAAGGAGATTCAAAGGAAGATAGTGTTGATGAATTAGATAATGACAAGGATGAGGACAAGGATGCCAATGAGGATAAGAAAGACGAGCCTGCAGCTTAATACTTTGCTAGAGTAAAGAAATGAAAAAGGTATATATCACTGTGGTATATGCCTTTTTTGTTTTTTGGAAAAAAAATAGCGGAGCCAGACATAACATCTTAACTCCGCATAACCCCAAAAAACCAATTGAAAACAATTTACTTTTATGTTCCACTTTTGGAACTTTATTTCAAATTTTTTATTTTCTATTTTAAGACGATTTGATTTTGACATGTCACATATTTTTATCAAAAAAATGCAACTCTTTTACAAATACGTAAATATTTTAAAAACTCTGTTTTTGTGATTTGAAAACACTTACCTTACAGTTTACAAAGGAATAGGAATTATTAATTGAAAAATTAGAATAATTTGAAAGTAAAAACGACATTTTTCTGCACCAATTGTGGCGCTGAATCTCCAAAATGGATCGGAAAATGTCCATCATGTGGGTAATGGAATACCTACACAGAAGAGGTGGTAGAAAAAAAACCTACAACACAAGAAAAAGAAAAAATCTGGAAATCTGCCAAAAGTGAAAAAATCATTCCCAAAAAACTGGACGAAGTCGGTACCCTAAACACAAGCAGGATCAATACCCGGGATAATGAACTCAACAGAGTGCTTGGCGGTGGATTAGTACACGGTTCCATCATTCTGGTAGGCGGCCAACCGGGTATAGGAAAATCTACCTTATTGCTCCAGATGGCACTACAAATTAATATCAGAGTCCTTTATGTATCCGGAGAAGAGAGTGAAGAACAGATCAAAATGCGCGCTGACAGGATAGGCCATCAAAACAAAGAGTGTTTTGTGTATACTGACATCAATGTCCACAACATTCTGAAGGAAGCTGTAAAACTGGAACCAAATGTCATCATCATAGATTCTATACAAACCCTTGTCAGCCCATATATCGACAGTGCTCCCGGCAGCATTTCACAGGTGAAAGAGTGTACAGGCGATCTGCAGAGATTTGCCAAGGAAACTAATATCCCGATATTTATCATAGGCCACATCAATAAGGAAGGCGGAATCGCAGGACCAAAGTTGCTGGAACACATAGTGGACGTAGTGCTGCAGTTTGAAGGAGATCAACACTACGCCTACAGAATACTCAGAACGCTGAAAAACAGGTTTGGAAGCACCGATGAAATAGGGATTTATGCTATGGACGTACATGGGCTCAAAGAAATCTCCAATCCGTCAGAACTGCTGATATCTCCTGATGATGATCAGCTATCAGGATCTGCTATTGCGGCATCTGTAGAGGGGCTCCGGCCTTTACTTATAGAAACCCAGGCACTTGTAAGCCCGTCGATATATGGCACACCTCAAAGGTCAGCCACGGGCTTTGATCTCAGAAGATTATCCATGTTGTTGGCCGTGCTCGAAAAAAGGTGTGGGTTGCCTTTTGGTCAAAATGACGTCTTCCTCAATATTGCCGGTGGCATCAAGGTTACAGATCCATCCATTGATCTTGCGGTCGTAGCGGCCCTTATATCATCGTTACATGACATACACATCAGCAAAAAAGTCTGTTTTGCAGGAGAAGTAGGCCTCTCGGGCGAAATCAGGCCAGTCAGCAGGGTCGAACAAAGGATACAGGAGGCAGCAAGGCTAGGGTTTGAACTGATTTTCATTTCAGGATATAAATCCGAAATCCTTTCGCAGAAAAAATTTAATATCGAAGTAAAAATGTTATCCAGAATAGACGATCTGTTAAGAGATGTCTTTGCCTGATAAACCATGATACTATATGCAAAAGGAGCACATCACCGAGCTGTCATATGAACACCCTATCATATTTTTTGATGGAGTATGTCATCTCTGTGACGGAACTGTCCAAAAGCTGCTCAAATGGGATAAAAAAGAAATTTTCAGATTTGCTTCCATACAATCTGTAACAGAAAAACAACTCTTTGAACCCAGTATGGATAGTGTCATATTATTTTATAATGGACAAATATTTCAAAAAAGCAGCGCA
Proteins encoded in this region:
- a CDS encoding DUF393 domain-containing protein is translated as MQKEHITELSYEHPIIFFDGVCHLCDGTVQKLLKWDKKEIFRFASIQSVTEKQLFEPSMDSVILFYNGQIFQKSSAVIQILILLGGKYRFFAQFLKLFPVSIMDYGYSIIAMHRYRWFGKYDICVIPDKGHKARFIFLN